In the Loxodonta africana isolate mLoxAfr1 chromosome 1, mLoxAfr1.hap2, whole genome shotgun sequence genome, one interval contains:
- the MAD2L1BP gene encoding MAD2L1-binding protein, whose amino-acid sequence MAALEPEVPFVDAVPDLEWYDKAEETHVPQIELLETTSVQGPLNPSEQFGPRDCMVPVVFPGPVSQEGCCQFTCELLKHIMYQRQQLPLPYEQLKHFYRKPPQTEDVVRKKPRTATETNSKKCQQALAELESVFNHLEVLFARTLVPRVLILLGGSALSPKEFYELDLSRLVPDSREQSLNTAACLRRLFRAIFMADAFSELQAPPLMGTIIMAQGHRDCGEDWFRPKLNYRVPSRGHKLTVTLSCGRPPIPTTAWEDYIWFQAPVTLKGFH is encoded by the exons ATGGCAGCCCTGGAGCCGGAAGTGCCGTTTGTAGACGCAGTCCCTG ATTTGGAGTGGTATGACAAGGCGGAGGAGACCCACGTCCCCCAGATAGAACTACTTGAGACTACGTCTGTTCAAGGACCTCTCAACCCTTCGGAACAATTTGGTCCTAGAGACTGCATGGTGCCAGTTGTGTTTCCGGGGCCTGTGAGCCAGGAAGGCTGCTGCCAGTTTACTTGTGAACTTCTAAAGCATATCATGTACCAACGCCAGCAACTCCCTCTGCCCTATGAACAGCTTAAGCACTTCTACCGAAAACCGCCTCAG ACAGAGGATGTGGTGAGGAAGAAACCTCGGACCGCCACTGAGACAAACAGCAAGAAATGCCAGCAAGCCTTGGCAGAACTGGAGAGTGTCTTCAACCACCTAGAGGTCCTCTTTGCCCGGACACTAGTACCACGAGTGCTGATCCTTCTTGGGGGCAGTGCTCTAAGTCCCAAGGAGTTCTATGAGCTCGACTTGTCCCGACTGGTCCCTGACAGCAGGGAGCAGAGCCTGAACACGGCGGCTTGTTTGCGCCGTCTCTTCCGAGCCATTTTCATGGCTGATGCCTTCAGTGAGCTTCAGGCTCCTCCGCTAATGGGCACCATCATCATGGCACAGGGGCATCGCGACTGTGGAGAAGATTGGTTTCGACCCAAGCTCAACTATCGAGTGCCCAGCCGGGGCCACAAACTGACTGTGACCCTGTCCTGCGGCAGGCCGCCCATCCCTACGACAGCCTGGGAGGATTACATCTGGTTCCAGGCACCAGTGACACTTAAAGGCTTCCACTAG
- the RSPH9 gene encoding radial spoke head protein 9 homolog isoform X3: MDSESLLLSLELASGSGQGLSPDRRASLLTSLLLVKRDYRYDRILFWGRILGLVADYYIAQGLTEDQLAPRKTLYSLNCMEWSLLPPATEEMLLQTSVVSGRFMGDPSHEYEHTELQKMNDGDKVFEEEVVIQIKEETRLVSIIDQIDKAVAIIPRGALFKTPFGPTHVNRTFEGLSLSEAKKLSSYFHFKEAVELKNKTLLEKADLDPSLDFMDSLEHDIPRDRLMNSEMAKRQLEGGKCLDN; encoded by the exons ATGGACTCCGAGAGCCTCCTACTGTCGCTGGAGCTGGCGTCCGGCAGTGGGCAGGGCCTCAGCCCCGACCGCCGGGCCTCCCTGCTCACTTCCCTCCTGCTGGTTAAACGCGACTACCGCTACGACCGGATCCTCTTCTGGGGCCGCATCCTCGGCCTGGTCGCCGATTACTACATCGCGCAGGGCTTGACCGAGGACCAGCTCGCACCGCGCAAAACCCTCTACAG TCTGAACTGCATGGAGTGGAGCCTCTTGCCCCCCGCCACGGAGGAGATGCTGCTGCAGACGTCTGTGGTGAGCGGCCGCTTCATGGGGGACCCCTCACATGAGTATGAACACACGGAGCTGCAGAAGATGAACGACGGTGACAAGGTCTTTGAAGAAGAAGTGGTG ATTCAGATCAAGGAAGAAACCCGCTTGGTGTCCATCATTGACCAGATAGACAAGGCTGTGGCCATTATCCCCCGAGGTGCCCTCTTCAAGACACCTTTTGGACCCACCCACGTCAATCGGACCTTTGAAG GACTGTCCTTGTCTGAGGCCAAGAAGCTCAGTTCCTACTTCCACTTCAAGGAGGCTGTTGAACTGAAGAACAAGACCTTGCTTGAGAAGGCTGACTTGGACCCTTCCCTGGACTTCATGGACTCCTTGGAGCATGATATCCCCAGAG ACAGATTAATGAACAGTGAAATGGCTAAAAGGCAACTGGAAGGAGGAAAGTGCCTGGATAATTAA
- the RSPH9 gene encoding radial spoke head protein 9 homolog isoform X4, whose protein sequence is MDSESLLLSLELASGSGQGLSPDRRASLLTSLLLVKRDYRYDRILFWGRILGLVADYYIAQGLTEDQLAPRKTLYSLNCMEWSLLPPATEEMLLQTSVVSGRFMGDPSHEYEHTELQKMNDGDKVFEEEVVIQIKEETRLVSIIDQIDKAVAIIPRGALFKTPFGPTHVNRTFEGLSLSEAKKLSSYFHFKEAVELKNKTLLEKADLDPSLDFMDSLEHDIPRGNGSLIQGRQNCPWIRAVFVSPLSRCGLGCPCPWDSCSLCPSRVLERPDGARQHLGCAAQPALARSHLLPCPLHQELRLHLRGHRGEEHRLTLHAVGWEQARGFLM, encoded by the exons ATGGACTCCGAGAGCCTCCTACTGTCGCTGGAGCTGGCGTCCGGCAGTGGGCAGGGCCTCAGCCCCGACCGCCGGGCCTCCCTGCTCACTTCCCTCCTGCTGGTTAAACGCGACTACCGCTACGACCGGATCCTCTTCTGGGGCCGCATCCTCGGCCTGGTCGCCGATTACTACATCGCGCAGGGCTTGACCGAGGACCAGCTCGCACCGCGCAAAACCCTCTACAG TCTGAACTGCATGGAGTGGAGCCTCTTGCCCCCCGCCACGGAGGAGATGCTGCTGCAGACGTCTGTGGTGAGCGGCCGCTTCATGGGGGACCCCTCACATGAGTATGAACACACGGAGCTGCAGAAGATGAACGACGGTGACAAGGTCTTTGAAGAAGAAGTGGTG ATTCAGATCAAGGAAGAAACCCGCTTGGTGTCCATCATTGACCAGATAGACAAGGCTGTGGCCATTATCCCCCGAGGTGCCCTCTTCAAGACACCTTTTGGACCCACCCACGTCAATCGGACCTTTGAAG GACTGTCCTTGTCTGAGGCCAAGAAGCTCAGTTCCTACTTCCACTTCAAGGAGGCTGTTGAACTGAAGAACAAGACCTTGCTTGAGAAGGCTGACTTGGACCCTTCCCTGGACTTCATGGACTCCTTGGAGCATGATATCCCCAGAGGTAATGGCTCATTAATTCAAGGACGACAGAACTGCCCCTGGATCAGAGCA GTCTTTGTGTCACCTCTCAGCAGATGCGGTTTAGGctgtccctgtccctgggactCCTGCTCTCTGTGCCCATCAAG GGTCCTGGAGCGTCCAGATGGAGCGAGGCAACACCTTGGTTGTGCTGCGCAGCCTGCTCTGGCCAGGTCTCACCTTCTACCATGCCCCCTGCACCAAGAACTACGGCTACATCTACGTGGGCACCGGGGAGAAGAACATAGACTTACCCTTCATGCTGTAGGATGGGAGCAGGCCCGGGGGTTTTTAATGTAA
- the RSPH9 gene encoding radial spoke head protein 9 homolog isoform X1 produces the protein MDSESLLLSLELASGSGQGLSPDRRASLLTSLLLVKRDYRYDRILFWGRILGLVADYYIAQGLTEDQLAPRKTLYSLNCMEWSLLPPATEEMLLQTSVVSGRFMGDPSHEYEHTELQKMNDGDKVFEEEVVIQIKEETRLVSIIDQIDKAVAIIPRGALFKTPFGPTHVNRTFEGLSLSEAKKLSSYFHFKEAVELKNKTLLEKADLDPSLDFMDSLEHDIPRGSWSVQMERGNTLVVLRSLLWPGLTFYHAPCTKNYGYIYVGTGEKNIDLPFML, from the exons ATGGACTCCGAGAGCCTCCTACTGTCGCTGGAGCTGGCGTCCGGCAGTGGGCAGGGCCTCAGCCCCGACCGCCGGGCCTCCCTGCTCACTTCCCTCCTGCTGGTTAAACGCGACTACCGCTACGACCGGATCCTCTTCTGGGGCCGCATCCTCGGCCTGGTCGCCGATTACTACATCGCGCAGGGCTTGACCGAGGACCAGCTCGCACCGCGCAAAACCCTCTACAG TCTGAACTGCATGGAGTGGAGCCTCTTGCCCCCCGCCACGGAGGAGATGCTGCTGCAGACGTCTGTGGTGAGCGGCCGCTTCATGGGGGACCCCTCACATGAGTATGAACACACGGAGCTGCAGAAGATGAACGACGGTGACAAGGTCTTTGAAGAAGAAGTGGTG ATTCAGATCAAGGAAGAAACCCGCTTGGTGTCCATCATTGACCAGATAGACAAGGCTGTGGCCATTATCCCCCGAGGTGCCCTCTTCAAGACACCTTTTGGACCCACCCACGTCAATCGGACCTTTGAAG GACTGTCCTTGTCTGAGGCCAAGAAGCTCAGTTCCTACTTCCACTTCAAGGAGGCTGTTGAACTGAAGAACAAGACCTTGCTTGAGAAGGCTGACTTGGACCCTTCCCTGGACTTCATGGACTCCTTGGAGCATGATATCCCCAGAG GGTCCTGGAGCGTCCAGATGGAGCGAGGCAACACCTTGGTTGTGCTGCGCAGCCTGCTCTGGCCAGGTCTCACCTTCTACCATGCCCCCTGCACCAAGAACTACGGCTACATCTACGTGGGCACCGGGGAGAAGAACATAGACTTACCCTTCATGCTGTAG
- the RSPH9 gene encoding radial spoke head protein 9 homolog isoform X2 produces the protein MDSESLLLSLELASGSGQGLSPDRRASLLTSLLLVKRDYRYDRILFWGRILGLVADYYIAQGLTEDQLAPRKTLYSLNCMEWSLLPPATEEMLLQTSVVSGRFMGDPSHEYEHTELQKMNDGDKVFEEEVVIQIKEETRLVSIIDQIDKAVAIIPRGALFKTPFGPTHVNRTFEGLSLSEAKKLSSYFHFKEAVELKNKTLLEKADLDPSLDFMDSLEHDIPRAGAAISGSGQAVDLGTPSQASSEWQCQPQAAEGSKEAGCLESGL, from the exons ATGGACTCCGAGAGCCTCCTACTGTCGCTGGAGCTGGCGTCCGGCAGTGGGCAGGGCCTCAGCCCCGACCGCCGGGCCTCCCTGCTCACTTCCCTCCTGCTGGTTAAACGCGACTACCGCTACGACCGGATCCTCTTCTGGGGCCGCATCCTCGGCCTGGTCGCCGATTACTACATCGCGCAGGGCTTGACCGAGGACCAGCTCGCACCGCGCAAAACCCTCTACAG TCTGAACTGCATGGAGTGGAGCCTCTTGCCCCCCGCCACGGAGGAGATGCTGCTGCAGACGTCTGTGGTGAGCGGCCGCTTCATGGGGGACCCCTCACATGAGTATGAACACACGGAGCTGCAGAAGATGAACGACGGTGACAAGGTCTTTGAAGAAGAAGTGGTG ATTCAGATCAAGGAAGAAACCCGCTTGGTGTCCATCATTGACCAGATAGACAAGGCTGTGGCCATTATCCCCCGAGGTGCCCTCTTCAAGACACCTTTTGGACCCACCCACGTCAATCGGACCTTTGAAG GACTGTCCTTGTCTGAGGCCAAGAAGCTCAGTTCCTACTTCCACTTCAAGGAGGCTGTTGAACTGAAGAACAAGACCTTGCTTGAGAAGGCTGACTTGGACCCTTCCCTGGACTTCATGGACTCCTTGGAGCATGATATCCCCAGAG CTGGAGCAGCGATCTCAGGCAGCGGCCAGGCTGTGGACCTTGGGACTCCATCACAAGCAAGCTCTGAGTGGCAATGCCAACCTCAGGCAGCAGAGGGCAGCAAGGAGGCTGGCTGCCTGGAAAGTGGCCTTTAA
- the MRPS18A gene encoding large ribosomal subunit protein mL66 isoform X2 → MFRPLQPLVEIQEGNTTIIKGHITGGTPKESPNPPNPSGQCPICRWNLKHKYSYEDVLLLSQFIRPHGGMLPRRITGLCQEEHRKIEECVKMAHRAGLLPNHRPRLPEGFVPKNKPQLNRYLTRWSRTSVKPIYNKGHRWNKVRMAVGSPLLKDNVSYSRKPLVFYH, encoded by the exons TGGTGGAGATCCAAGAAGGGAATACGACTATA ATCAAAGGCCACATCACAGGGGGGACTCCCAAGGAAAGTCCAAATCCCCCTAACCCCTCCGGCCAGTGCCCCATCTGTCGTTGGAACCTGAAGCACAAGTATAGCTATGAG GATGTCCTGCTGCTTAGTCAGTTCATCCGGCCTCATGGAGGCATGCTGCCCCGAAGGATCACGGGCCTATGCCAGGAAGAGCATCGCAAGATTGAGGAGTGTGTGAAGATGGCCCACCGGGCAG GTCTGCTCCCAAATCACAGGCCTCGGCTTCCTGAAGGGTTTGTTCCCAAGAACAAACCGCAGCTTAACCG GTACCTGACCCGCTGGTCTCGCACCTCTGTCAAGCCCATCTACAATAAAGGCCACCGCTGGAACAAAGTACGCATGGCTGTGGGGTCACCCCTGCTGAAGGACAATGTCTCCTACTCAAGAAAACCTTTAGTGTTCTATCATTGA